The Helianthus annuus cultivar XRQ/B chromosome 15, HanXRQr2.0-SUNRISE, whole genome shotgun sequence genomic sequence tattatgtagtatataaaattagatttactcaatccatataatacataagatttataaagatataactttttattgttttgtatataaaatacATGTGCTCAACCCTTATAACACATGATGTtattaaaaatgtaacttttttcattatttaatatataaaattaaattactcaacccgtacaatatacgaggtttttaaagatataatttttttattatttaatatataaaattacatttattcaactaatgtaataaacgagatttttttttatatattgttttattatttggtatataaaattgcatttattcaacccgtgtaataaacgagatttttaaagatatatttttttattatctaCCTCCTCTAATAAATAACTAAGCCATATGGACACTTGGCAAAGATTTAGACTATCCACATCAACACAATCCTATGTGTCAATGTTACAGCCCACTTCACCTTTCTTTTAATCGGGTTAATGCCCGGGTCTTGGTATCTGACCCTGATCCACTGCCCAAAAATCAATACCACTGTCTCTCTCTACCAACCATCGCTCTCACAAACCTATCTCCTCGCAGATGTGATTCAGCGGTCTCTAACCCTAACCCTCACCGTCGCCGGAAGATACAAGCGATTTGATCCGTAATACTAATACAGTATGTTTTCATTGCCAATTTCTAGGTTTTCGATTTTTTCCTAATTGTATGGTTGTGGTTaaaagaaattagggttttttcaACAACAATTTCAACTCACTTCATTGCTCGTAtggatgtttgtttgtttgatgttGATTctgttttttgtttttcaattgcaACTGTGATTATACCCTAATGGTATTTGATCATCGTTTTTTGCAATCTTATATTTCAGGCAAAATTAAAATCAATGGAGGCACAACTAAAAGAAGCCAGTGAGAACAAGTCCAAAAACAGCTTAGCCACAACTGAAGGCATCGAGTCTGCAGCTGTTACCAAGAAATTGATATCAAGTATTAGATCATTAAACCCTAATTTTTGTGAGTTCACTTTTTGgcatgtttaaagtggttaaagatattttcattatttttaaattaaatgaTCTGGAACcgaaaatagtttttttttaagaaaattatAAATAGGGCATGGTATAAGCAGGTTAATCACTGTTTTTCATGAATTTGATAGGTTAACTATTAGCAGTTATCTAGGTGTCATAGGTGTCATGGTATGAGTTTACGACATAAAAATGTGTACCTAATTTGCTACTCCGAGTTGCATGACTTTATCAGTGATGTTTTGATCTACTGTAACAATCCCTTCAAAATTTAATTGTAGAAATTGGTATGATGAAGGAGAAGTTTGCTAAGCTTCTGCTCGGAGAAGACATGTCTGGAGGAGGCAAAGGTGTCTGTACCGCGTTAGTGGATTGGCTGTTATCCGTTAGTGGCTCCATCGTAGATTTTGTACCTTCATTACAACAATATCCTGATGGTGCAACTTATGAAGTAATGGCAACGCGTCCACTGACAACTTTGGCAAGCAAAAGTTTGGTAAGAATCTTGGGCACCTTTTTTAGATAGATACAATGCGCGTCCACGTCTTTGAAGTAATGTTCATTCACTTATTTGCCCATGTTTATTGCTTTTTTTGCTAACGTATGAAGAAAAAAGATGCGCTGCATAAGAGTACCGAATTCACCTTTTACGATTTTAAGACCATCTATTACAAAAGAATCTAGATTGAATTTTAATGAACTTTGTGTGGTTGATCTCATAGCTGTCAATAATGCTGGTAGCGACCGTTATAGCGAATAGCGTAGTGTATAGGCGAAACAAATAGcggatttttttatttattagatGATTAGCAATAGCGTATTTAAGCCCTTTTATACATAATTGGTGTGctaaatataatttttatttttctacacCTTTTTCGCTAAACATGA encodes the following:
- the LOC110910124 gene encoding uncharacterized protein LOC110910124 → MEAQLKEASENKSKNSLATTEGIESAAVTKKLISKIGMMKEKFAKLLLGEDMSGGGKGVCTALVDWLLSVSGSIVDFVPSLQQYPDGATYEVMATRPLTTLASKSLVAKGGNDGSYMPSESSETEVSASMMDFLKNNIYYCCMQVVTLSGSHGQILWGKSSCRFHILQLMIPMDPYPCFLIIYLQYLPVLDKLIKMKLQRSRDSCLGCF